The window TCATAGGCACGCTGTCGCGACGCTCCTCGGTCGCAGGCAGGCTGTCGATCCAGCCGGGCAGAACGTTGTTCATCCGGATATTCTCGCCCGCATAGGTGTCCGCGAAAATCTTGGTGTAGGCAGCGAGCCCGGCACGGAACACCGCTGACGTCGGGAACATGGCGCTCGGTTCGAACGCCCATGCGGTGGAAATATTGATGATCGCTCCGGCCTTCTGCTTCTGCATCACGGGCGTGACGAGACGTGTCGGACGGATCACGTTCATCAGGTACGTGTCCATCCCGCGATGCCAGTCTTCGTCGGTGATCTCGATGATCGGAGCACGCGGGCCGTGGCCGGCGCTGTTGACCAGCACGTCGATGCGGCCCCACGTCGAAACGGCGAGATCGACGAGCCGCTTCAGGTCTTCATTCGATTGGTTCGAGCCCGTGACAC of the Sinorhizobium chiapasense genome contains:
- a CDS encoding SDR family oxidoreductase, with the protein product MATQKVALVTAGGSGMGAEAARRLSADGYRVAILSSSGKGEALAKELGGLGVTGSNQSNEDLKRLVDLAVSTWGRIDVLVNSAGHGPRAPIIEITDEDWHRGMDTYLMNVIRPTRLVTPVMQKQKAGAIINISTAWAFEPSAMFPTSAVFRAGLAAYTKIFADTYAGENIRMNNVLPGWIDSLPATEERRDSVPMKRYGTSAEIAATVAFLASEGAAYITGQNIRVDGGLTRSL